In Spiroplasma sp. SV19, one DNA window encodes the following:
- the dcm gene encoding DNA (cytosine-5-)-methyltransferase, which translates to MNLTEKKKIKLIEAFGGIGTFRKALENVGFEVETRDYIEWWKYAVDAYNALHNNDQITKDIKEYDWTVDVFAHGSPCTDFSNAGKQDISKGRSILYMEVLRLIQDLPFKIRPKYIIWENVKNLISKKFKPYFDYYLTKLEELGYKSTWKVLNSKAFGIPQSRERVFVISIKNNQENNFDWDNLKTINCKPLKSFLHSINETDIKLWFTKDKLAKAIEKGYYKTTEWEFNDNGFCYLPLSGRQSDNKVGKNVTAPLQAHNNQTKVLIPLTNFKSANDIALNEVRTLCARDYKSPAQVLVSIYEIDKTKEYKMSDGSPRPIGKINKEGKVTIPISNVHSNNKIGVTTASTLTTSPNVKVLVPLEFEEYSNYWQFPRELDGKAKAIDNANGAYNRYWKYEKIIGTLPASKIQNILVPIKVNNFNDRGKTEINIENNYNQESRVYDSSNYKTFIDTLTTNLKSSKIAFLISLKNFNNQGRIKIPHQNYSQVDTVVNEDGITPTLTENHGWSQKIAKELDNELTIEFCVKNNIAIFNIENKLYAIRHLSHIEYWRLMGWQDEDINKVKLPKSKMYFLAGNAIVIQVLEAIFKELLN; encoded by the coding sequence ATGAATTTAACAGAAAAGAAAAAGATTAAATTAATCGAAGCCTTTGGTGGAATTGGCACTTTTCGCAAAGCATTAGAAAATGTTGGTTTTGAAGTTGAAACAAGAGACTATATTGAATGATGGAAATATGCAGTTGATGCATACAATGCTTTGCATAATAATGACCAAATTACAAAAGATATTAAAGAATATGATTGAACGGTTGATGTTTTTGCTCATGGGTCACCTTGCACGGATTTTTCTAATGCTGGTAAACAAGATATTAGTAAAGGACGTAGTATCTTATATATGGAAGTATTACGTCTGATTCAAGATTTGCCTTTTAAGATAAGGCCAAAATATATCATTTGAGAGAATGTTAAAAATTTAATATCTAAAAAATTTAAACCATATTTTGATTATTATCTAACTAAACTGGAAGAATTAGGATATAAATCAACTTGAAAAGTTTTAAATTCAAAAGCTTTTGGGATTCCGCAGAGTCGCGAGCGAGTATTTGTTATTTCAATTAAAAACAATCAAGAAAATAATTTTGATTGAGATAATTTGAAAACAATTAATTGTAAACCATTAAAAAGTTTTTTGCATAGTATTAATGAAACCGATATTAAGTTATGATTTACTAAAGATAAATTAGCTAAAGCGATTGAAAAAGGATATTATAAAACAACAGAGTGAGAATTTAATGATAACGGGTTTTGTTATTTACCATTAAGTGGTCGGCAATCTGATAATAAAGTTGGAAAAAATGTTACAGCACCTTTACAAGCACATAATAATCAAACAAAGGTTTTAATCCCCTTAACTAATTTTAAAAGTGCTAATGATATTGCTTTAAACGAAGTTAGAACGTTATGTGCAAGAGATTATAAATCGCCAGCCCAAGTGTTAGTATCAATTTATGAAATTGACAAGACGAAAGAGTATAAAATGTCAGATGGATCACCAAGACCAATTGGCAAAATAAATAAGGAAGGGAAAGTTACGATTCCAATATCTAATGTCCACTCAAATAATAAAATAGGGGTTACAACTGCTTCAACGTTAACTACTTCCCCTAATGTAAAAGTGTTAGTACCATTGGAGTTTGAGGAATATTCTAATTATTGGCAATTCCCGCGGGAATTAGATGGGAAAGCTAAGGCAATCGATAATGCGAATGGGGCATATAATCGGTATTGAAAATATGAAAAAATAATTGGGACTTTACCTGCAAGTAAAATTCAAAATATTTTAGTACCTATCAAGGTTAATAATTTTAATGATCGCGGGAAAACAGAAATTAATATTGAAAATAATTATAATCAAGAATCAAGAGTTTATGATAGTTCAAATTACAAAACTTTTATTGATACATTAACGACGAATTTAAAAAGTTCTAAAATTGCTTTTCTGATTTCTTTAAAAAATTTTAATAATCAAGGTAGAATTAAAATTCCCCATCAAAATTATTCGCAAGTAGATACTGTTGTAAATGAAGATGGCATTACACCAACTTTAACCGAAAATCATGGATGAAGTCAAAAAATTGCAAAAGAACTTGATAATGAATTAACTATTGAATTTTGTGTTAAGAATAATATTGCCATCTTTAATATTGAAAATAAATTATATGCAATTAGACATCTATCGCATATTGAATACTGGCGGTTAATGGGATGACAAGATGAAGATATTAATAAAGTTAAATTACCAAAATCTAAAATGTATTTTTTAGCAGGAAATGCGATTGTAATTCAAGTTTTAGAGGCAATTTTTAAAGAGCTTTTAAATTAA
- a CDS encoding type IV secretory system conjugative DNA transfer family protein: MQSNILFIVVLSLVSTLLFWTGMILWILCLKEYRKVQVKDSNSTEYGTAKWIVDELEKKGNVTAFNELYPANLEINIPGWVVRFVKEKNNFIFNTKSNTHSLVLGATNSGKSQKVVMPSAIYNSKVEYDQKPCMVFTDPKGELYSNLSKPLAANGYEVLTLDLRDAKSSSSWNPLAIAYKYYYDAVTIEQQIRLITFNSIANLKIKLDNYQCYEHDEQSCDNCFNNVSNKVIVFEKMWFYDEVKANKFCEALQLEYRDKAIDEINDLITTIWPLKGHENDHFSAMAGSVAKCVMLGMLELLDNDLDALPLEMFNLPTIAVLCSDRKRLKTWFSKLPIKSFARIVGANALGTGDKEQGSIFSTLDKGLQIYQDIGIQSIVCKNDIDLFRFTEKPKALFLIVPDEKTNRHIFASLLVTQLYKANVAIANENKNKRLPRDIQFYLDEFGNMPTIPNFQGFVTVARSRGMYFLIILQDFKQLYKKYGQEDGSVIKSNCSLNIYISSGEITTAKEYSEMLGIQTVEVITYSTSRDPKTKKIIKNPPQTRLEGMELIKASDLFKLKNPYGVVFSARENPAKVYMESSWKFAKEFNLGKEQKPKTINTVNFLTDYYFDLFSYIPGKFDSKYDALIEQETKREITEAKNEINIPNINNLLTKSPLDRTPEEREIVEKYRNIKTKLNKEQTKNLIVAKNKQDLK, from the coding sequence ATGCAATCAAATATATTATTTATTGTTGTCTTAAGTTTAGTATCAACATTACTATTTTGAACAGGAATGATTTTATGAATTCTATGTTTAAAAGAATATCGGAAAGTGCAAGTTAAAGACAGCAATTCTACTGAATATGGAACAGCGAAATGAATCGTAGATGAATTAGAGAAAAAAGGCAATGTTACTGCTTTTAACGAATTATATCCTGCCAATTTGGAAATAAATATACCGGGATGAGTAGTTCGCTTTGTTAAAGAAAAAAATAATTTTATTTTTAATACCAAATCTAATACTCATTCTTTAGTTTTAGGAGCAACAAATAGTGGAAAGTCGCAAAAAGTAGTAATGCCCAGTGCGATTTATAATTCAAAAGTAGAATATGATCAAAAACCGTGTATGGTTTTTACGGATCCAAAAGGTGAGTTATATAGTAATTTATCAAAACCATTAGCGGCAAATGGCTATGAAGTTTTAACGCTTGATTTACGTGATGCTAAATCCTCTTCGTCATGAAATCCATTGGCCATTGCTTATAAATATTATTATGATGCAGTTACGATTGAACAACAAATTAGATTGATTACATTTAATTCAATTGCGAATTTAAAAATAAAGTTAGATAATTACCAATGCTATGAGCATGATGAACAATCTTGTGATAACTGCTTCAATAATGTTAGTAATAAAGTAATTGTCTTTGAGAAGATGTGATTTTATGATGAAGTTAAAGCAAACAAGTTTTGTGAAGCATTGCAATTAGAGTATCGGGATAAAGCAATTGATGAAATTAATGATTTAATCACAACAATTTGACCATTAAAAGGACATGAAAATGATCATTTTTCAGCAATGGCCGGTAGTGTTGCTAAATGTGTAATGCTCGGAATGTTAGAATTATTAGATAATGATTTAGATGCTTTACCATTAGAAATGTTTAATTTACCAACAATTGCTGTTTTATGTAGCGATCGTAAACGCTTAAAAACATGGTTTAGTAAGTTGCCAATAAAATCTTTTGCTCGAATAGTTGGGGCAAACGCCTTAGGAACAGGTGACAAAGAGCAGGGGTCAATCTTTTCAACGTTAGATAAAGGCTTACAAATTTATCAAGATATTGGAATTCAATCGATTGTTTGTAAAAATGACATTGATTTATTTCGCTTTACCGAAAAGCCAAAAGCTTTGTTTCTAATTGTTCCTGATGAAAAAACAAATCGACATATTTTTGCCAGTTTATTAGTAACACAATTATATAAAGCAAATGTTGCGATTGCTAACGAAAACAAAAATAAGCGCTTACCACGCGATATTCAGTTTTATTTAGATGAATTTGGAAATATGCCAACAATTCCGAATTTTCAAGGGTTTGTTACAGTGGCGCGAAGTCGGGGAATGTATTTTTTAATTATTTTACAAGATTTTAAACAACTATATAAAAAGTATGGCCAAGAAGATGGTAGTGTGATTAAATCCAACTGTAGTTTAAACATTTATATTTCAAGTGGCGAAATTACGACAGCAAAAGAATATAGTGAAATGTTAGGAATTCAAACCGTTGAAGTAATAACTTATTCAACTTCTCGTGATCCAAAAACAAAAAAAATAATTAAAAATCCACCCCAAACTCGTTTAGAAGGGATGGAGTTAATTAAAGCGAGTGATTTATTTAAATTGAAAAATCCATATGGTGTTGTTTTCTCAGCAAGAGAAAACCCGGCTAAAGTTTATATGGAATCTAGTTGAAAATTTGCTAAGGAATTTAATTTGGGAAAAGAACAAAAACCAAAAACAATTAATACCGTTAATTTTTTAACAGATTATTATTTTGATTTATTTTCATATATCCCTGGTAAATTTGATTCTAAATATGATGCTTTAATTGAACAAGAAACTAAACGAGAAATTACTGAAGCAAAAAATGAAATCAATATTCCAAATATTAATAATCTTTTAACTAAATCACCGCTTGATCGTACACCAGAAGAACGTGAAATTGTTGAAAAATATCGCAATATTAAAACAAAATTAAATAAAGAACAAACCAAAAACTTAATCGTGGCAAAAAACAAACAAGATTTAAAATAA
- a CDS encoding DNA adenine methylase: MRFISPLSWPGGKAKHFNKIKAFLPGKFDMFIDLFCGGASVGLNVLDQQLCTKVIFNDLYSDLIYFWQKGIHLIELDYLQKLAYPNSKTISEMKAKMLDVSCSNQGEEFLMKNALTFNSKEWGVWTDKRLQQNFNINKLIRVENVRELLVNPKYNIKFFNSDYKEIINRYGNDENIVWYLDPPYYYNKGKPYKHSKIDFQELKDNILKIKGKWILSIDNSEFIKDLFKEFNISEFEWGYSSTNCHNRKPKIGQEIIITNY; encoded by the coding sequence ATGCGATTTATTAGTCCTTTATCTTGACCTGGCGGAAAAGCTAAACACTTTAATAAAATAAAAGCATTTTTACCGGGTAAATTTGATATGTTTATTGATCTATTTTGTGGCGGTGCTTCAGTTGGTTTAAATGTGTTAGATCAACAGTTATGTACAAAAGTAATTTTCAATGATTTATACAGTGATTTAATTTATTTTTGACAAAAAGGAATCCATTTAATTGAATTAGATTATTTACAAAAATTAGCCTATCCTAATTCAAAAACCATTAGTGAAATGAAAGCAAAAATGTTAGATGTTTCTTGTTCAAATCAAGGTGAAGAGTTTTTGATGAAAAATGCTTTAACTTTCAATAGTAAAGAATGAGGTGTTTGAACAGATAAGAGGCTACAACAAAATTTTAATATTAATAAATTAATAAGAGTTGAAAATGTTAGAGAATTATTGGTTAATCCTAAATATAATATTAAGTTTTTTAATTCAGACTACAAAGAGATTATTAATAGATATGGTAATGATGAAAATATTGTCTGGTATTTAGACCCACCATATTATTACAACAAAGGAAAACCATATAAACATTCGAAAATTGATTTTCAAGAGTTAAAAGACAATATATTAAAAATTAAAGGAAAGTGAATTTTAAGTATTGATAATTCTGAATTTATTAAAGATTTGTTTAAAGAATTTAATATTTCTGAGTTTGAGTGAGGATACAGTTCTACTAACTGTCATAATCGTAAACCAAAGATTGGTCAAGAAATAATAATAACTAATTACTAG
- a CDS encoding site-specific DNA-methyltransferase — translation MNNFILEVGNCLDMIKDLDSNSIDIICTDPPYEIGMMNKKWDKTKIVFNIATWIEMLRVLKPGGILLVFGHPTKYHRVACAIEDAGFILRDTISWVYGSGFPKAQDVSMIIDKKIAQVPHRGRETSFASKFKYNGKMLKKGINIQEYEPITELAKKWKGWKTLNLKPAYEPIILAQKPLDKNYANNLLKWGIGAMNIDDNRISYGNETPVIGGRTGQRTEGYGYKNLDAINPNLKGRFPSNFIHDGSEDVLKLFPNTKSGYMNSNIHNITMSGSKIGIYGKYNINNNIETIGDSGSASRFFYCAKASLIDREEGLEKSDGLNKRKNTHITVKPMKLMTHLISLFAPKNAIILDPFLGSGSTGKAVAFINRIKDMNYSFIGYELSEEYFTIASKRIEYVMNYQINKESELKNLALRNIEQKSYTQLALESVLNED, via the coding sequence ATGAATAATTTTATTTTAGAAGTTGGAAATTGTTTGGATATGATCAAAGATTTAGATAGTAATTCAATTGATATTATATGTACTGATCCGCCATATGAAATTGGTATGATGAATAAAAAATGAGATAAAACTAAAATTGTATTTAACATTGCAACATGAATTGAAATGTTAAGAGTTTTAAAACCGGGTGGAATTTTACTCGTATTTGGCCATCCAACTAAATATCATAGAGTTGCTTGTGCAATTGAAGATGCCGGCTTTATTTTAAGAGATACTATTAGTTGAGTATATGGCTCAGGTTTTCCAAAAGCACAGGATGTTTCCATGATTATTGATAAAAAAATAGCACAAGTGCCTCATCGTGGTAGAGAAACATCATTTGCAAGTAAATTTAAGTATAATGGCAAAATGTTAAAAAAGGGCATTAATATTCAAGAATATGAACCAATTACTGAATTAGCTAAAAAATGAAAGGGATGAAAGACATTAAATTTAAAACCAGCCTATGAACCAATAATTCTTGCTCAAAAACCATTGGATAAAAATTATGCAAATAATTTATTAAAATGAGGAATTGGAGCAATGAATATTGATGATAATAGAATTAGTTATGGAAATGAAACACCAGTCATCGGAGGAAGAACAGGCCAAAGAACAGAAGGATATGGGTATAAGAACCTTGATGCTATAAATCCAAATTTAAAGGGTAGATTTCCAAGTAATTTTATTCATGATGGTTCTGAAGATGTTTTAAAATTATTTCCTAATACAAAGAGTGGCTATATGAATAGTAATATCCATAATATTACTATGAGTGGTTCAAAAATAGGGATTTATGGTAAATATAATATTAATAATAATATTGAAACTATTGGAGATAGTGGTAGTGCTTCCCGTTTTTTCTATTGTGCTAAAGCGTCTTTAATTGACCGCGAAGAAGGGTTAGAGAAATCTGATGGTCTAAATAAACGTAAAAATACTCATATAACAGTAAAACCAATGAAATTGATGACACATTTAATTAGTTTATTTGCTCCTAAGAATGCCATTATTTTAGATCCATTCTTAGGTTCTGGTTCAACAGGAAAAGCTGTTGCATTCATTAATAGGATTAAAGATATGAATTATAGTTTTATTGGTTATGAACTTTCAGAAGAATATTTTACAATTGCATCGAAAAGAATTGAATATGTAATGAATTATCAAATAAATAAGGAATCTGAATTAAAAAATTTAGCACTAAGGAATATAGAGCAAAAATCTTATACACAATTAGCATTGGAGTCAGTATTAAATGAAGACTAA
- a CDS encoding two-component regulator propeller domain-containing protein, whose protein sequence is MNDKVILNYNKLCEKCKNIFQKIMLTIKRRNPEMLKTVEFYQIIIDEKITVAPDVLPFSLIKHDNELYGFFLHRDLNYLNYDAKQLLQAGIIKLPSSVLTAVQKQTINFEQQLTPVALQQNNEMMINDDSHDVTQAIAQLNANQKQIIQGLTTTSVRLKQRHQKITRILVLLGVVLMLLFIVVGVGGWQLYVYSHRVTYPVLEERKVSIANIKTLDGPELLVVPTPAKVTESDIRRVYDVVVQTVVKEINDKAKLNDDYSYDLYADENEGRYQPVNLVSGNVAEVWIVITAKFASKLITGYTVPIKVTLRTHKKIVSLSDGSIRSMVRSSDGSLYVGTDNSNVWRIAADRVVTKFVSLKDDEISSMVLSSDGLLYVGTYNSNVWRVAVDEKTLMKFVSLDDSFIHSIVLLSNGMLYVGTANSNVWRVAVDRVMTKFVRLSDGGIHSMVLSSDNSLYMGTGNLNVWWLASDGKKLMKVAYLDESLISSMVLSSDGLLYVGTENSRVWRIAVIN, encoded by the coding sequence ATGAATGATAAAGTTATTTTAAACTATAATAAGTTGTGTGAAAAGTGTAAAAATATTTTTCAAAAAATAATGTTAACAATTAAGAGAAGAAATCCGGAAATGTTAAAAACCGTTGAATTTTATCAAATTATAATTGATGAAAAAATAACTGTTGCACCTGATGTTTTGCCATTTTCTTTAATTAAACATGATAATGAACTATATGGTTTTTTTCTTCATCGTGATTTAAATTATTTAAATTATGATGCAAAACAGTTGTTACAAGCTGGAATAATTAAATTACCATCAAGTGTTTTAACTGCTGTTCAAAAACAAACAATTAATTTTGAACAACAATTAACGCCAGTAGCGTTGCAACAAAACAATGAAATGATGATTAATGATGATAGTCACGATGTAACACAAGCAATTGCCCAGTTGAATGCTAATCAAAAACAAATTATCCAGGGTTTAACAACAACATCTGTAAGATTGAAACAACGTCATCAGAAAATAACAAGAATTTTGGTTTTGTTAGGTGTTGTTTTAATGTTGCTTTTTATAGTGGTTGGTGTTGGGGGATGACAATTGTACGTGTACTCGCATCGTGTAACTTATCCTGTTTTAGAAGAAAGAAAAGTCAGTATTGCTAATATTAAAACATTAGATGGTCCAGAATTGCTAGTAGTACCAACTCCAGCCAAAGTGACGGAAAGCGATATTCGACGAGTTTATGATGTGGTTGTGCAAACGGTTGTTAAGGAAATTAATGATAAAGCAAAATTAAATGATGATTATTCCTATGATTTGTATGCTGATGAAAATGAAGGACGATATCAGCCGGTTAATTTAGTTAGTGGTAATGTTGCTGAGGTTTGAATTGTCATTACAGCAAAGTTTGCAAGTAAGCTAATTACTGGATATACAGTGCCGATTAAAGTTACTTTGCGAACACATAAAAAGATTGTTAGTTTGTCTGATGGTTCCATTCGTTCGATGGTGCGTTCCTCTGATGGTTCATTGTATGTGGGTACTGATAATTCAAATGTGTGACGAATTGCTGCTGATCGGGTGGTGACGAAGTTTGTTAGTTTGAAGGATGATGAAATTTCTTCGATGGTGTTGTCGTCTGATGGTTTGTTGTATGTAGGTACTTATAATTCGAATGTGTGGCGGGTTGCTGTTGATGAGAAGACGTTAATGAAGTTTGTTAGTTTGGATGATAGTTTTATTCATTCTATTGTTCTCTTGTCTAATGGTATGTTATATGTGGGTACTGCTAATTCGAATGTGTGGCGGGTTGCTGTTGATCGAGTGATGACGAAGTTTGTTCGTTTGTCTGATGGTGGCATTCATTCAATGGTGTTGTCCTCTGATAATTCGTTATATATGGGTACTGGGAATTTGAATGTGTGGTGGCTTGCTTCTGATGGAAAGAAGCTAATGAAGGTTGCTTATTTGGATGAAAGTTTAATTTCTTCGATGGTGTTGTCGTCTGATGGTTTGTTGTATGTGGGTACTGAGAATTCGCGTGTGTGACGAATTGCTGTAATTAATTAA